TTTGAAGTTGGTTTATGTTAAGTATTTAGATGTATTGGAAAGAACAATGATGGGACTTAAGCAAAATGATAATGAAAAGAGTGGTTTGGGTTTTAGTGCTGTTAGGATGGACCTAGAGCTGGATTTGAAGGATGTTTTGATGAAAATTTCTGATGAAAAAAAGAAAGATGCGGAACATGcaaatatggagtttgattctgcAACTGATAGAAAGTTGAACAATGATATTGAGGTTCAGGATGTTGTTGGTTCTATTAGATATTCTGAGAATTTTGTTGGAAACCCAAGTTTGGACCACAATGTTTGTAATGAAAAGGGTGTTGGTGAAGAAACGAGTGTTGTTGATGCTGAAGAAGATTCAAAGTTTATGAATCGAAACGAAGATGGCCAGCATGATACAAATGACACTGGGTTAATGAAGTTAAGAGGGGATGAGGAAGATTGCGTTATTAGGAAGAGGAAGTATACCGATGAAAAGATGAGCATCGTTTGTGATGAAGAACAGTTGAAGTTTGAGAATGGAAATGGAGACGTTCAATGTGGTAGGGATGCCATTGGGTTGACGAAGCTTAGTGGGGATGAGGTAGATGACATTACGAGGCAGAGGAAGCGAGAGTCTTACTTGGACATGCTTAAGTGGGTTACTGAACTTGCAAAGGATCCATGTGATCCTGCAATTGGGCATCTGCCTGAAAAATCTAAGTGGAAGTCTTATGGGAATGAGGTGGTTTGGAAGAAGATTCTTTTGGTAAGAGATGAAATGCTTTTGGAAAGGAATGTGGATACAAGTACTCAATACTCCATATGGCAGGTACTTCATTTATTAAGTAAATTTTTTTGGTCTCAACTCTCAACAATTCTTACTGTGATTTACCAGATAAAGTATTTCATTTATGTAGTTCTGCTGGAATGTCAACTGCATTTTATAATGTTGACGGCATAACGTTGTAGTTGACAGGGGGCATGGCTGTTTGATCTTCATGCATTATATAACTTATCTTTATCCATATCTGTCGCATTTTGCTCAGTATTTCTTCTAGGTTATTTGAAGATGTTTCCAAATTATTCTGTCAGGGGGTATGCAATAGTTCAAGAGCAAGGTTGGGTCTGCCTAAGGATTTCTAGatttttgttgaagttggaatatagaagGGTAGAGGGGGCAGTGAAACTTCCATGAGTCCTAGAATCATCTTGAGCTGGTGCTGCAAGGACTACTTTTGCTTGTTAAAAACAAATCTAAGTTTACATGtgttatgcatgattttatcatGTATAATTTTAGAAGTTTAATAATGCCTTGGAGACAAAAGGTACTGCATTACACAAAGTAAGGTTCGTATGAACTCCCTTTTTTATGAATGAATCCTTTGCCTTTAGTTTCAGGGTCAAATTGGCCTTTTAACAATGCCGTTGTTAAGGGTGTGTTtgatatggaggaaaacattaaAAATGTTTTGCCAATCCAATTTTCCATGTTTGGCTGGTCAAaatgttttggaaaacattttctctaggaaaacaagttccttaaaaatgaggaaatgacttccctaatggaagtagggaaaacaagttctaAGTGACATTTCAAGCTTATTGTCTCCTCCCCACCCACCTAACGCCCCAACCCCACTACTCCCAGACCCTACTTCCACCCTATTCAACCCATAGTGTTTTTCGAGATTGCATATAGATGCTTTTggaatataatattttttttgcttacttaccaaacactagaaGATAAATAAGAAACCACTTGTTTTCCAAGGAAACTTTTTCCATGgagaacattttccttcataccaaacacacccttaatctTAAATTTTCTACTTCACATGATATAGTGACAAAAATAGCAAAGTAAAACTTACTATTCAGCCTGTTCCAATACATTACATGTTCGATAAGAAGGGTTAAAGATGTGAATTGTTTGGTTTTCCTTCCTTCTTGAGAAACATGTCTAATATTTTCACTTTTGTGTCATGGAATAGTAGAATAGATGATAAAGTTTTATTAAGAAGAGAAAGATGGGCTTGTAAACTTTGTGTTATTTAGAATGTACCAGGACTTCTCATGGAAGGACAACATTCTGGTACAACTCAAAGGAACGTACGACAAATATTATAGTACAGGACTTCAATATAGAATTATAGATGATTTATAATTTCCAAACGCGCATGAATTTTTTCAACGTTTGTTCATGTTCATCTATTAAAAGGCATTAGTATATTTTTAGGAGTAGGAAGTGCATATTTTCAAACTTGAATCTGAAAAGCTCAAGTTTAGTATGTATCCCAGTTGTCATGTTGAGATTgtgtggaatttggaaaatattagaaattgCTTTTATGTGATTATGACAGAGTTTATTTGCTCAAAATTATGTTCCATTCGGCTTTCCTTTTTCTAGGAGGTATTGGGAAGAGGGAGAGAGGAGCTTTTATGAGAAAGCTCAAGAAAATGCATGTATGATGTGAAACATGATAATTCATGATCTTTTGTTTTCTTCTCTACTGAAATTGACTCAGTTAGAATGATAAATGCTAGAAATATATCCATTTTCAATAGGAGTTTACATGTCAGAAGTGTGTTTAGAAACTTTTCAATATGCTCAATGTTCTAATATGAGTCCTCGCTACTAAATGTATGGATGTTAGATCATTTTTCTTCTAGGTTAAGAACCAATGAAATACCTAGCATAAAATCTACACTTATGTCCCCATTAATATGGTTTCGCTACTGTTGACTTCTTTAAGTGTAAGATTAGCAGACATTTCTTGGAAGATTCTACAAACAGATTTGAGAAATTCGAAATACTAGGATGCTGAGTTGAAAAGTCCTCGTAATTGTGATGCTGCAAAGCGGCACTTACTAGTGAGGGAGTCGCGGTTACGAAAATGCTTCTTGTATGTGTGTGCCCATCACATTCACTCTCAAATCAATTTACTTATTTTTTCTaataaaaaagaaggaaaaaaaaaagacgcTCTCACACTATTTTCAGAAATCCATGGCTTCTGAAAATGTTAGACTAGGTATGAAACTACGGAGTCCATGCAGGCAATAATTTTGGTAATTTACCCGAAAGGAAAGCTTTGGGGCAAACCTGGAtgcattgaaatcataaacataacAGCATCAAGTTTGGGTTGGTTACTGAATATGGACTTTTGAAGTTTAGGAATTGTATTAAATACTTTATAATGCGGCAAAGCCTCAAGTGTATTGTGATGTGCCTCGATTGAATGTGTTGATGGGATGTGTACTTTTTAACATGTGATAAGTGGTAAGCTAAGAATGCTAATTCAATTGCAGCTTTAAGTTTGGCTTCGTAAAAAAGAAAGATTGATTTAGTTTGGTTGACTTTTCTTTTAATATGAATAGTAAAGcttaaaattgttttttttttgggttgtggGGGGTGGGTGGTTTATATTCTTATTGCTCTCTCATACTTTTAGGTTGATGACAATGGCAGTAAATTTGGATGGCTGAAGTTGGTTTTCCAGATTGTTTAGTGTCATATTCCGGAATAACCAAGCCATATTTGATGTTCAGAGGATTCGTGTTCTTAGTGACCATAAAAATAAGACATGTTGGATCCTTGCAGGCCTTCTCTGTCCCAGTTCAATTATTTGTCTTAAGTAGATGGTGCCGCGCTAATATTCTTCTTAAATGGCTAAGCCCTTTTTTATTCCCTTCATCTTTAATACTTCATTTGAATATCTGTCCTGCAAATGTTAATTATGTGTTCCAATTTTCCAGTTTGTGTAGCATGTTTTAAATTCATAATTGATGGACTTCCATAATATCCAATATGTAATACAGCCTATATATCTGGAGAGAGTTCCGTGCTTCCAATTGTGATCCCTTTTTATGCAGTGTGCCTCTTATGCTAGATAAGCTGCTAATTCAGTAACCGAAATAGCATTCGGTTTATTCGGCATTTTTTTCAAGCTTAAAATGTGATTATTCACAGTAGTGCAGAGTTGAAAGCTCAGAGTGTGATCTCTTTTGAACCTTTTGACCATTTCTTTCTTACAGCTTTCAAACTCATCTAGCCAATCATGAGAATACAAACATTTAGGCTCTGTTGAAGATTGTTAATTTATTCATATTGTTCTTGGTTTAATTCAACTTTTCTTTGCATTGTAGCAAAAACAGAGAATGCATCCATCTATGTATGATGATAATAGTGGGTCTGAGCGGCTAAGGTGCAGCCAAAGGGTCCTATCTGCAAAAGAGTCTTTGAAAAATTCAGGTTCTCATATTGATGGACCTACTGACTCTTCTGCAGAGTCAGGAGTTTGGTGGAACCGTCGGCGTAAGAAAATAGCATCAATTGGGTCAGAGTTTCAAGCGGATATTCCAGAATGGAAAAGTGACATCTATGAACCTGACTCTAAAT
The sequence above is a segment of the Lycium barbarum isolate Lr01 chromosome 6, ASM1917538v2, whole genome shotgun sequence genome. Coding sequences within it:
- the LOC132645560 gene encoding uncharacterized protein LOC132645560 isoform X1 — translated: MAGWSKRVDGSGLESFRSSENDIFINHLLKEVNGSSYFRPFPPMLGDGKTVDLCKLYLVVREKGGYQSVCTSGIWGVVAKECGFDSTCGLALKLVYVKYLDVLERTMMGLKQNDNEKSGLGFSAVRMDLELDLKDVLMKISDEKKKDAEHANMEFDSATDRKLNNDIEVQDVVGSIRYSENFVGNPSLDHNVCNEKGVGEETSVVDAEEDSKFMNRNEDGQHDTNDTGLMKLRGDEEDCVIRKRKYTDEKMSIVCDEEQLKFENGNGDVQCGRDAIGLTKLSGDEVDDITRQRKRESYLDMLKWVTELAKDPCDPAIGHLPEKSKWKSYGNEVVWKKILLVRDEMLLERNVDTSTQYSIWQQKQRMHPSMYDDNSGSERLRCSQRVLSAKESLKNSGSHIDGPTDSSAESGVWWNRRRKKIASIGSEFQADIPEWKSDIYEPDSKWLGTQIWPLDKNEQSRILIERDPVGKGREDTCGCQYPGSYDCIRFHLYAKTRKLKLELGSAFYDWKFNYMGEKVALSWTTKDEQKFHDIVKSSPLSEDESFSYWPELFKCFPHKSRESLVSYYFNVFLLRRIGQQSRMNASDIDSDDDESGYGPRSICFGRDPKLSILCSPKKARLDLK
- the LOC132645560 gene encoding uncharacterized protein LOC132645560 isoform X2, encoding MAGWSKRVDGSGLESFRSSENDIFINHLLKEVNGSSYFRPFPPMLGDGKTVDLCKLYLVVREKGGYQSVCTSGIWGVVAKECGFDSTCGLALKLVYVKYLDVLERTMMGLKQNDNEKSGLGFSAVRMDLELDLKDVLMKISDEKKKDAEHANMEFDSATDRKLNNDIEVQDVVGSIRYSENFVGNPSLDHNVCNEKGVGEETSVVDAEEDSKFMNRNEDGQHDTNDTGLMKLRGDEEDCVIRKRKYTDEKMSIVCDEEQLKFENGNGDVQCGRDAIGLTKLSGDEVDDITRQRKRESYLDMLKWVTELAKDPCDPAIGHLPEKSKWKSYGNEVVWKKILLVRDEMLLERNVDTSTQYSIWQRMHPSMYDDNSGSERLRCSQRVLSAKESLKNSGSHIDGPTDSSAESGVWWNRRRKKIASIGSEFQADIPEWKSDIYEPDSKWLGTQIWPLDKNEQSRILIERDPVGKGREDTCGCQYPGSYDCIRFHLYAKTRKLKLELGSAFYDWKFNYMGEKVALSWTTKDEQKFHDIVKSSPLSEDESFSYWPELFKCFPHKSRESLVSYYFNVFLLRRIGQQSRMNASDIDSDDDESGYGPRSICFGRDPKLSILCSPKKARLDLK